A part of Sebastes fasciatus isolate fSebFas1 chromosome 10, fSebFas1.pri, whole genome shotgun sequence genomic DNA contains:
- the ccdc69 gene encoding coiled-coil domain-containing protein 69 isoform X1 yields the protein MGCSHSKKKSKGKKGEKNQTDKSRRDEGGKRTSGEPDVTLQKQLERFEWQLRILKEANGNPERAELLRDHADEDVCALVLSILNKVKTETTADLNVLHEQKSKSVTEEHERNVEALQKKHQQEKTQLTEKFQAAENVLKGEVEQLTADLQVYNELKRRVKESTFKKDLQRNIKAHGSPGAFWESEQESLLFVIEMKSERVQEQSRKLQQMDDLVEKNLLLEDQIIHTLQQNEDLRVRIDNSQTFIQQLSKEQQDLKVALERQAVINQNLSQEKEQLMFKLRHRDSCPTIHLPAMMQEIAPR from the exons atgggctGCAGCCACAGCAAG AAGAAAAGCAAAGGCAAGAAGGGAGAGAAGAACCAGACAGACAAGAGCCGCCGAGATGAAGGAG GTAAACGTACGTCAGGTGAGCCGGACGTCACTCTGCAGAAGCAGCTGGAGCGTTTCGAGTGGCAGCTGAGGATTTTAAAGGAGGCCAACGGGAACCCGGAGAGGGCGGAGCTGCTGAGAGACCACGCCGATGAAGACGTGTGCGCCCTCGTCCTGAGCATCCTCAATAAG GTGAAAACAGAGACGACGGCTGATTTGAACGTCCTGCACGAACAGAAAAGTAAATCTGTGACTGAAGAACACGAGAGAAACGTGGAAG CGCTGCAGAAGAAACACCAACAAGAGAAAACTCAACTGACTGAAAAGTTTCAGGCTGCTGAGAACGTCCTCAAG GGTGAAGTGGAGCAGCTGACTGCAGATCTGCAGGTTTATAacgagctgaagaggagagtcAAAGAGTCGACGTTTAAGAAGGACCTGCAGAGAAATATtaag GCCCATGGCAGCCCAGGTGCATTCTGGGAGTCTGAGCAGGAGTCTCTGCTGTTTGTGATTGAGATGAAGAGTGAGCGAGTGCAGGAGCAGAGCAGGAAGCTGCAGCAGATGGACGATCTG GTGGAGAAGAATTTGTTGTTGGAGGATCAGATCATTCACACCCTGCAGCAGAACGAGGATCTCAGAGTCCGGATAGACAACAGCCAGACTTTCATCCA gCAGTTATCAAAGGAGCAGCAGGACCTGAAGGTGGCGCTGGAGAGGCAGGCCGTGATAAACCAGAATCTTTCTCAGGAAAAAGAGCAGCTGATGTTCAAACTGAGACACAGAGACTCGTGTCCGACCATCCACCTGCCCGCCATGATGCAGGAGATCGCTCCCAGATGA
- the ccdc69 gene encoding coiled-coil domain-containing protein 69 isoform X2, translating to MSDMVKVLFRFHPSAVAVNLNVLTCSLHAGCCTTSTQTKMGFLQTEAPLCIILMSKVCNVQSLQKKHQQEKTQLTEKFQAAENVLKGEVEQLTADLQVYNELKRRVKESTFKKDLQRNIKAHGSPGAFWESEQESLLFVIEMKSERVQEQSRKLQQMDDLVEKNLLLEDQIIHTLQQNEDLRVRIDNSQTFIQQLSKEQQDLKVALERQAVINQNLSQEKEQLMFKLRHRDSCPTIHLPAMMQEIAPR from the exons ATGTCTGATATGGTGAAAGTTTTATTTAGATTTCACCCGTCAGCAGTAGCTGTTAACCTTAACGTGTTAACGTGCTCTCTGCACGCTGGCTGCTGTACAACATCCACTCAGACAAAGATGGGTTTCCTCCAAACAGAAGCACCACTCTGCATCATTCTGATGAGTAAAGTCTGTAACGTACAGT CGCTGCAGAAGAAACACCAACAAGAGAAAACTCAACTGACTGAAAAGTTTCAGGCTGCTGAGAACGTCCTCAAG GGTGAAGTGGAGCAGCTGACTGCAGATCTGCAGGTTTATAacgagctgaagaggagagtcAAAGAGTCGACGTTTAAGAAGGACCTGCAGAGAAATATtaag GCCCATGGCAGCCCAGGTGCATTCTGGGAGTCTGAGCAGGAGTCTCTGCTGTTTGTGATTGAGATGAAGAGTGAGCGAGTGCAGGAGCAGAGCAGGAAGCTGCAGCAGATGGACGATCTG GTGGAGAAGAATTTGTTGTTGGAGGATCAGATCATTCACACCCTGCAGCAGAACGAGGATCTCAGAGTCCGGATAGACAACAGCCAGACTTTCATCCA gCAGTTATCAAAGGAGCAGCAGGACCTGAAGGTGGCGCTGGAGAGGCAGGCCGTGATAAACCAGAATCTTTCTCAGGAAAAAGAGCAGCTGATGTTCAAACTGAGACACAGAGACTCGTGTCCGACCATCCACCTGCCCGCCATGATGCAGGAGATCGCTCCCAGATGA